From the genome of Brienomyrus brachyistius isolate T26 chromosome 8, BBRACH_0.4, whole genome shotgun sequence, one region includes:
- the tma7 gene encoding translation machinery-associated protein 7 — MSGRDGGKKKPLKQPKKQAKEMDDEDMAFKQKQKDEQKQMDAMKNKASGKGPFAGSGIKKSGKK; from the exons ATGTCTGGAAGAGACG GTGGCAAGAAGAAGCCTTTAAAACAGCCCAAAAAACAAGCAAAAGAAATGGACGAT gaGGACATGGCTTTTAAGCAGAAACAAAAGGACGAGCAGAAACAGATGGATGCGATGAAAAACAAAGCTTCTggaaaaggaccattcg CTGGCAGCGGGATCAAGAAATCCGGAAAGAAGTGA
- the ccdc51 gene encoding mitochondrial potassium channel, with protein MRYRAGHILSQHYGKGCYVVQFAYRHRAEAFSNRYYCMHQKSPKNEASRIVPAQQRVVDVMKSLTEVGRHWGQNSAKTISATVNNWWGKYEEFVGLVEVRDAQTKVTEAEKAFMVARGMVREAHASLEALQGRLKEVRDRLDRVSREEAHYLELATLEHKLLQEERRLRTAYENAEEAERERFALFSAGVRESHEKERTRAERTKNWSVIGSVLGALIGVMGSTYVNRVRLQELRSLLMEAQKGPVSLQEAIKEQAAVHKVQQEELRALIGTLREAVPERTLLGSKATAHPATIPSPLTPLTSAIQSTLNDILRSTQGAHTLMQELQPQLAQLEKILGSVRSELREVRLASLRQPAAGKPLIGTGEAQVLLRDTEGVMQGLVQTEKRLESQINKTTLYNTVLTYTAFALSLPVLYLIFKGN; from the exons ATGAGGTACAGGGCAGGTCATATACTGTCACAGCATTATGGGAAAGGCTGCTACGTTGTTCAGTTTGCTTACAGACATAGAGCAGAAGCATTTTCTAATAGATATTATTGTATGCACCAAAAAAGTCCAAAGAATGAGGCATCCAGAATAGTTCCTGCACAACAGCGTGTGGTCGATGTCATGAAGAGCCTTACTGAGGTGGGAAGACACTGGGGACAGAATTCGGCCAAAACCATCTCGGCCACAGTCAACAATTGGTGGGGAAAGTATGAAGAATTTGTGGGTCTTGTTGAAGTTCGAGACGCCCAGACAAAAGTTACAGAG GCTGAGAAGGCCTTTATGGTGGCCAGAGGGATGGTTCGCGAGGCCCATGCGAGTTTGGAAGCTCTACAGGGCCGGTTGAAGGAGGTCAGAGACCGGCTGGACCGTGTTTCACGTGAGGAGGCCCACTACCTGGAGCTGGCCACATTGGAACATAAGTTGCTTCAG GAAGAGCGGCGTCTGCGGACAGCCTACGAGAATGCGGAGGAGGCCGAGAGGGAACGTTTTGCTCTTTTCTCGGCAGGGGTACGCGAGAGCCACGAGAAAGAGCGAACCAGGGCAGAGAGGACCAAAAACTGGTCTGTCATCGGTTCCGTTCTAGGGGCCTTGATCGGAGTTATGGGGTCCACTTATGTCAATAGGGTACGTCTCCAGGAGCTTAGGAGCCTACTGATGGAGGCTCAGAAGGGACCAGTGAGTCTACAGGAAGCCAtcaaagagcaggctgctgtgcacAAGGTCCAGCAGGAGGAGCTTAGAGCTCTTATTGGTACTTTGAGGGAAGCTGTTCCTGAAAGGACACTGTTAGGCTCCAAGGCGACAGCACACCCAGCTACTATTCCCAGCCCTCTGACCCCCCTTACAAGTGCCATCCAGTCCACACTGAATGACATTCTGCGCTCCACTCAAGGAGCCCACACTCTGATGCAGGAGCTCCAACCACAGCTAGCGCAGCTGGAAAAGATCCTGGGCAGCGTGCGCTCCGAGCTTCGAGAGGTCCGGCTGGCGTCCCTCAGACAGCCCGCTGCGGGGAAGCCGCTCATCGGCACGGGGGAGGCGCAGGTGCTGCTCCGTGACACTGAGGGTGTCATGCAAGGACTGGTCCAAACCGAGAAGCGGCTGGAGAGCCAGATTAACAAGACCACACTGTACAACACAGTTCTTACATACACTGCTTTTGCTCTAAGTTTGCCTGTcttgtatttaatatttaaaggcAACTGA